The Thermotoga sp. SG1 region AACGGCGTGAGAAGAACCGCTTTTTTCCTCACAAGAGGCTCACTGTAAGATGTGTGCGAGTCAAACGATTCATAGGTCAGTTCATAAGTTGCATCGTGCCCAAGAACCGTCTTCACCGCTCTTGAGAGCACCGAACGATACTTCTTCTCCAGCCACTCTTTTATGAAGAGATTCCCCACGGAGAAGATGACCTTGTTCCCCTCTATCGTTTTCACTTCGAAAGAGTTGAACCAGAGTTCCCAACTTTTTCTGTTCACTCTGGTCTTTATTTCCTGGAGTATTCGCTCTTTCATTCTGGGAAACCCCCATACAAGGTGTGCCAGGAATAATTATCCAACGAACAGGTTTGTCAGGTCAACAGAGAAAAAGAAACAGATCTGAAAAAATTCTAAAGGGGTGGAAGCCCACCCCTTCTTCCTCACTCTTCAACGCTGATAGCACCGGTGGGACAGCTATCAGCAGCGTCTTTCGCACAGGGAAGGTCAGTTTCAGGTTGGAGGACCTTGGCCTTTCCATCGTCACCGAGCTGGAAGACATCTGGACAGAGGTTTTCACAAACTCCACAACCGATGCAGGCATCTGCGTCGACCTTTACCTTCATGTTTCGCCCCTCCTTGGAAAGTTTTCGTACATTGTCTATTATATCATCGAAATGGTCACTTCGTATATTTTCTTCAATCTCTTCAAGAAGTCCTCCACAAAGGACACAAGATCGAAACCATCCTCGAAAAACCTGTCGTAACTGATCCTCAAACTGAGGAACGTTCTTCCCTCAGGATTTTGAGCCGGCTGAATGTTCTCCTTTTTCCTGAGAAGGACCCCTATTTCGTGAAGCAGTGAAACGTGGTCCTTTTCGACCCAGTCCGGCAAATCAAGGAACACATCTATTCCTTCGTTTCTCAGGATCAACTTGAGTTCTGAGTTCAAAAGATTGAGAAGCTTTTTCAGATCTTTCTCCGATACTCTCTCCTGAAACAGGAAAAATTCTTCACTTCTTACCCTCTCTTGAAGGAATATCTTCTGAAGCCACGTTTCATCGCCAACTGACCGCAAAACTTTCACTCTCAACGGCATACGGAAGATTCCTGAAGAAACCGAATCCACTTCTTTGAAGAGCTTCCTGTAGAACGAAAGTAGGGTGTCGGGAACGTCCGCAGACACCCGGTATATACACGGTTCTCTGTCGAACGGATCTTCAACGGAGAGGTTCAAAAGTTTCCTGCCGGATACGTCCATCATGAGAAAAAGACTTGGAAATCGGTGTCTTTTCACCCTCAGCAAGAACACGTGGAGATGAACGTTGTCGAGTTTTTCCTCGTATTCCTTCAAAGGGTTTACAAAAGAGATCTCTTCCAGAATAGACTCCATTTCTTCCTTCACGATAAAACCACCACC contains the following coding sequences:
- a CDS encoding ferredoxin, with protein sequence MKVKVDADACIGCGVCENLCPDVFQLGDDGKAKVLQPETDLPCAKDAADSCPTGAISVEE
- a CDS encoding DUF4895 domain-containing protein translates to MKEEMESILEEISFVNPLKEYEEKLDNVHLHVFLLRVKRHRFPSLFLMMDVSGRKLLNLSVEDPFDREPCIYRVSADVPDTLLSFYRKLFKEVDSVSSGIFRMPLRVKVLRSVGDETWLQKIFLQERVRSEEFFLFQERVSEKDLKKLLNLLNSELKLILRNEGIDVFLDLPDWVEKDHVSLLHEIGVLLRKKENIQPAQNPEGRTFLSLRISYDRFFEDGFDLVSFVEDFLKRLKKIYEVTISMI